From Excalfactoria chinensis isolate bCotChi1 chromosome 14, bCotChi1.hap2, whole genome shotgun sequence:
cattaaaataatttatcaaGAGGTTTTTAACCAGTCTGATCTCTGATCTGTCAGGGAACATCCTGGCTTCACGTGGGAACAGACCAGCCCTTTATTTCCATCTCGGTTGGAGCATTTTTCCAGGTGTGGGCTGTTGCTAGAGATGGTTCTGCCTTCTATCGGGGCTCAGTGTCTACAAAGAAACCTGCAGGTGAGCGCTTGTACCTTTTTGGTACAGTCTTCACCTTACATGCGATGCGAGCTCTACTGCACTGCCATGAATAATCACAGCATCCTGTCCATTACAGAAGTCAATCAGCTTTTCACTTGGGTGACTTAGAAGCCCTTTTTGTCTCTAAAAACAAGCTAGTCTAAATGCACCGAGTGTAACGTCTTTCACAGCTCCCTTGCACAGCTATGCATTTCCACTGCAGACATCTCCAGGAACTCCTCTACGTGGCCTTGTTCTCTCATTGTTTTATTCTCCTATTTCTGATGTTTAGGTGACTGCTGGTACCACATTCCTTCACCTCAGAAACAAAAGTTAAAACAAGTCTCGGTGGGACGAACATCAGTGTTTGTGTTGGATAAAAATGGTAAGGgttttaaaagctatttatcAATGTTAGAAAAAATGAATCAGTATACGTCAGTCCAAGTCAAATCATCTGCTTGGACAGGTCATTATTCCAAGAGGGATAATAAATGTGCTAAAAGAGACGTGTCTTGCAATAGCTGGTAGCACCTTAAACAACAACCATCATCTGTTCCTCCATCTATGCTGTTACTTGGAAAACACTCATAGAGGTGGCTCTCAGAGGGCTGCACACAAGGGCTTTGTGCCCTTACATGTACAGAACTAAGCATACCTTCCTGCTGCTAAAGCTGGAAACAAGTAGCTGCACCACGAAGAAACAAGCCCTTTGCAGCGGTCTCCTTCAGAGACTCCCAAGTTCTACTTCTCTAAAGCACAGTTCTTTATGTAAATAAACCCCAAGCTGCAACCAGGACCTTCTGCTTCACAGGCAATCTGTGGTACCGGCAGGGCATCACACCGAGCTACCCGCAGGGATCTGCTTGGGATCATGTCTCAAATAACATCCGGAAAATGTCCGTGGGGCCCCTGGACCAGGTGTGTATTAAGCTTCCTGGCACCTCCATCGGGTTATTAAAAACTATGCtcaatgtatttttataattaAGTGCTTCTCAGACTGGTTTTATTCCACAGTATGATTATCTGAGTGACAGAATCCCAATAGCGTGACAAGAAATGACTGTGAATAGCGATACAGCCGTCCCCTGGCCTTCAAGAGCCCGGTTGTTCTGTTTCCTTAACATTTCTGTGTATAACCTCTTTCCTGCCAAGCTGTCCtctctggcactgctgccacCACAACCCAGCTATCCAGTTGGGTGTCTGACTGAATTAGGGCAGTCTGGGCTGTCTGTGAACACAGTCAAACAGGCTTAGATTTGTCATGTCTGAGAACAGTGGTGTGAAGAACAAATACTATTATTGCCTCTTTTTGCTTCCTTAAGGTCTGGGTGATAGCTGACAAAGTGCAAGGAAGTCACGGGCTGAGCTGTGGGACCGTCTGCCACCGCACTGGGGTTCAGCCAATGGAGCCCAAAGGCCTGGCGTGGGACTACGGCATAGGGGTATGTGGGCACCGTGCTGCAGCTGAGGTGGGGTGCTCAGAGAGAGgcagcagcctgctcagctgGTGAGCTAGCTTGGGCTTGCACACACCTGCAGGAAATCAACCTTTGTTCTCCtgttctatttcctttttttaaatgaaatgggATGGATCTTGCCGTTATAACTGGAAGTCATTGATTTAGATTTGATAAGTATTTGTTTCAAATAGGTAATCTGAACGTTATGAAGTCATAAATAAATACCATAAAACTAGAAGTGCACAGAAAGCATCACAGCAAATACTGTTACTGGCAGGctgatgtttctctttctgtattCCTTTATCAACCCTTCGTAGGGTGGATGGGAACACATCACAGTCAGAGGAAACGCCAGCGAAGCGCCCAGGGGCACCACGTCCAGCGCCTGCCAGAGCCCCCCAGAGCCCACGGAGTCAGAAGGCAGCggcaggaaagagaaaacagagcaccCCAGAACCCCTCTGATGGTCAGTGAAAGACAAGAGGTGGACAGAAATGCAGTTCATTGTTAAATGGCCACCGCCCGCATTTTGCAAACAAGCCGTAGTCAGTATAACTTAGAAAGAAACGAAATGCTCGTCGCCTGAGAGAAAAACATGACATTCTTGTGCTACTGATGTACTTTACCAAACTGGAATTTGCAATGGGGTAATTTAAATACTGATTTCTTCTACTGCGTCATGTGTAAAATGTGACTTCATAGAAGTAATAGTTTTGCCAGGACAGGAAAGCACTGCAGCCAACCATGTATCTCTGACCCTTTACCACAGCTGCTACACAACCATAGAATGTGAAAGTCTTTGCATACGAGCattacagttttcattttttaatgagcATTACAGCTCCCTATCCCTGCACTTCCCTCATACATACCTTTCACAGTATCCTTTAGGTTCATATCTGAGCAGAGACATCAATAGAACTGAACTTGGGGCAGTTCCAGTGCCTTGCACTGTGGACATAACTACAGGCCCAGCTGTGTAAATGTTTAGGCAGTCACATGACTTAGCTCACATCAGTCCTGCTTATGTCAGCCTGTAGAGCTTTGGTCATGTTTGTCCTGCTCACATCAGTAAAATTAAACTTCATACAGCTCAGCTTACGGTGCAGTTACCAGTAAGGGACCATTTCTGCCACAGTGAGTAATACCTTAATCAAGAAGTGGAATCACGGGTCTTTGCACGACTGTGTAGGCAGCGTGTCCTGCTCAGTCCTGGAGAGAGGCACGGTCTCATGCTAATTGTCCCAGCAGCAATACATTTCATCTCCACCTTAAGTGGAACCCCAATAAATGGGGTACAGATGCCCACCTAATGACGCTGGAAGGGACCCGACACCGGAGGGATGAGGCTGTGCTCCAGAGAGCTGCAAGGTTTGCTTTCATACTGCAAAGAGAAGAGCAGGTCTTCAATAAGATCCTGGCATCACGTTGGTAGGAATGCAAAATAAGTTCACTAATCCCAGGAGACACTGCCACCATATACTGACACAGCTTCAGGAAGAGGCTGTGCTCTTTACTGACTGATTCATCCCTTTCTTGCAAGAAACCACTTTTCATTCCcagaaaagcttattttcctgtcttttacTGACCTTAGTTAAACTGTGACATTAAGTTATTCTTTGAAATCCAACCTGTGGAAGTGCTAAGGAAGCACGTTGCCCCGGCAGCAGTTTACAGTCCTTTTCCCTCTGTGTGTGACTGTATATGGAGTTGTTTTTGTATGACAGGCAGCGTGGTGTGCTCTCAGTACTGTAATGGTGGAACTGAAACTGAAGTTTGCAAGTACTTCAAGAATATATTTGATATTCTAATGCCAAGGAAAGCACTGTTTCCGAGTCTAAGTGTGAATGCAGTCTGCAGATGCTGTAGTGTTTCAAAGCCTGCTGATCTTTCTGACTTGTGATGACAGATCTGTTCCGTACCTGCATGGTGGAAGTACTATAAGAAACATTTGCATTCATTACCATACATAGTTACTTGCACAGTAGCTCATCCAAATAAATACCTTATCATGTGCATTGTTAGAGGAGCATTATATTTTCTCTGTGAtataaaaaaaagctttttcttccgATAGCGTTTCCATGTCCAACCCAGGCTGAACCCCGTGGAGCTCTGCAGTGTTACCTGTGCACACCTTCACCTCACCTGCGGCAGAACTGGGCTGAGCACGGGGTTTGTTGCGTTATGGTTCACCACTAAGTATTGCCCTCTGAAACCATTAGCTTGAAGATGGATTTGTTTCCAAGTACGGTATTATTATGGTTAACGAAATGTGTGTgggcagcagaagcagcccGCAGTGCccaccacagctctgcccaaCAACTTTTCCCACGCGTTCCCCCCTCTGCCCAAGCAGTGGCTCTGAAAAAGGGAACATCCATAGGAAACTCCTTGGCCTGGACACGCACAGGCCTCCTCCGTAACGCACACTTCGTACACAGAACAGAGCCAGCTGAGCCTGCAGGCGGCTCTTCTTTGGGGttgagaaggaaggaggaaatcTCAGTGACAAAACTTACAGCGAGAGAGGAAACAGGTTTTTGTACAGCATTTTCCTGCTTCAAGAGCTCCGGTTTCATTTATTATATTTCACATGGCCAGAATCCCCATCACATCACAGGCTTTGCTCGCCAATAATTTGCAATTAATCATGACCCCATTTAAGACTATACTAAAACGTTAAGGTTTTTTTGCAAAAATGAATGATTTGTGCATCATTTAGTATCATTAAGTGGCACCCAAAAATCCATTAAAGAGAAGCATGGCGAGGCCGTATCCTTCACAAGCAGCCCAGAACGTACCTTTACTCGAGAGAGCTCACAATCTAAGAGAACCTGTAGGTGTTTACAACAACAGTAGTTGCAGAAGTTGCAGCAAAGCACCACACGCCAAACACCGTAATGCAGCTCCAGGACACAATAGAGCCAAACTAGCGCCTTCCATTGCCTTCACTGAACTCCAGAGCTGATTGAGCACTCCAGATAAATACACAGATTTGGCGACCAATTTCACACACCCTGCTATGCTCGTCCAGTCAGTCACACTACAGCCATGGCACAGGTAAGAACAAACCACCAAACAGCTGCTGTCGGTGTTACAGACACCACTCCCAACAGGGACACTGAACTCAGGCCTGTGTAATTCACAGGAATTCAGGACTGCATCACTCACAGTCCTTCCTGGCAGTGCAAGCTCTGAAAACTCCTTGTGATTTATGATAGCTTTTTATACACAGCATAAGCTACAGCCGCAAGCATTACCCTctgttgttttaagaaaaaaatggggGCAGAAGAGATGATTTTTCCCTCCAGCCAAGTGCTGTAAAGGAGGAATGAAGGCAGCAGCTAACTAGGTATTTTTGCTGAAGCTATGTTTCTTATGATCATCATCCCCACATTGCTGTTGATAATGTTGGTATAGTTTGGGCCCCCAGGATCCCCCCAACCCTTCTGCAGCTGGAAAGTGCCCATTGGACATATTGAGTATAATGGAGGTCAACGATTTAATGTAATTCTTGGCCAGAGTGAGAGTCTCTATTTTGGAAAGTTTATTCTCAGCTCTCACATGAGGGATTACCTCCCGCAAGGCCTGGAACGCGTTGTTGAGTTTGTGCATTCTCTGCCTCTCCCGCTCATTGCTCTCCAGTCTCCTCAGGTGTCTGTCTTTACTGCTCCAAGGATGCTTGTCTCTGGCTGCAGCAAtcttgctgctctccctgcttctCCCACTCCTCCTCTCTGTGTGCCGCACGCATTTcacaagttctttttttctcattgcagaCTCCTCAGAAAAGGCTTCTTTATCAGCAGTATGCCTTTGcttcttccctttggctttggCCTTCATGTTTCAGTAGATGTGTTGGCATTAAGCATCCACTTGCTGTAAAAACACGATACCAGTATCTTTAATTGTTGGACCGTTTAACTGGGATCAACTGAtctgatgcttctttttttgaACCAAACTATCTGCTGGTAAGTTTATCTGTTCAGTACGATCTGCTGGCTGTCAGTCTAGAGATGTTTGCTTCAAAGCCGTGGATGTTACTAGTCAAGATGCCTTGTGCAGATGAACTAAGGAGAAAACCCTTCTAATAGAGAACAGTTCCAGCTACAGGTGATAATACAGCTATTATACTTATTATATACTTATTATACTTAGCTCAATACACTTCAGTCTCTTGTAGACTCACACTGGGGCATCAGACAGGACTTACAAGCTGTTACTCAAAGCAGTTTCTCCCACAGCTGCTTTTTGTGGCAATAGGTTTCCACTGTGTTTATAAGCAGTCCACTAGAGGGAAACACGACCCAACTCACATGGCAGCTCAAACAGCTAACCGGGAGCATGTTTTCACCCAGGCCTTCTTTGCGTTCTCAGCTAGTGCCCACCTTGTGCACAAGACAGCAGCCTCACAAACACTCTCCCTCAAACGCCAACATTGTTACCATTTCCAAAAATACTTCCTTCCACCTTCCTCCATCCCACGCAGTCTCACAAAGGTTAGTTAATCTCTTAACACGTTTTTGCTGATCCATATTACGTAAGAGTGGTTTGAGGTCGGTGAGCCATTTCAAAGAACTGGCCACAGGTGCACAGCTGTCCCAGCACAGGACACATCACCCCTCACTGCAGCAGGTGGTGAGAAGCTCCCAGCTGCACCACGGCAACCACTGCTTCCTCTCTTGGTTCTTTACAGCTGTATCTCCAGCTGCTGGGTACTGGCAGTGGCTCAGTTTCCTGCCTCTGTGGCTATCCTGGCCATCCCCAGGGTTCCTTACTAGCTAGCAGGCAAAATTCACCAGAAAGGACAAAAATTCACAGAGCAGCTGGGCTAAGGTAGCATCTAGGTGCCAAATGCCCACAGAACAGCTCCAAAAAGCTTGTTGTGGCAGCTTAGAATGAACACTGGGTTTGCAGAAGCgtcatgagaaagaaaatagcactAAAGCCAAGCACTGGGTTTCATTTTGGACTTCTAGTCAAGCTCACTTCACAGAAAAGGTGCAACTGAAGGacataaaagggaaaacaggaCAAAGGACACCAGTCAACTTCTACCCCCTCCAGCACAGAAAGTGCTGTTAGAGCAGAGAAATGAGCAGCTGCTCTCAAAAACAGCCTGCAAGAATTAAGGAAGAGGTGCATAGAAGCagccagaaaataaaactgggGCAGCCCAGGAGGAAGGAAGCTTTAGCAAACTGAGGGAGCAAGCAATGAAGTCCTACAAACTGCAGGTAAGGGTGAGCAAATAGGATGACGTGGGACTAAGTGGGCACTCAGCTGGCTAAGGTTTGCTTCCAGACTGCTGCACATGGCTGTATCCCCTGAGAaagtgctgtgtggagccacaGCCAGAGAGATGGCAtgggagcagaggaagaagaggagacagaagagaTCAGGAGCAGAAGAGTGGAGTGTTCAAGAGAAACCAAAGAGGAGAACAACAGCCAAGGATCAGCAAGTCCGCAGCCATCCATCAGGGCCggcatttcttttctgcaactTACCGCTGTCATCAGCTGTGGAGAAGGCACCTAAAGCCCAAAGGGGGACATGGCAGAGACCTGTGAGaagccagaagcagcagcatccacagGAGCAGCCAGGGCACCACCTGCCCTCAAGGCTGGGCCGGGATCCATCGACGGGGACAGCTCGGAATGAGGAGCCTGTGAGGGATGTGGGACCCTCACACTGAGAGCCCAGGGGATGTGCTGTTGGAAGCCCGCTAAGCAGGTGCTGCCGCAGtgaaggaggcagcagcagccccactgccCACCTTGTCAGAGCTGGCTGCCTGCGACACGTCGCATTAGCAGTGTGGGCGGGCCCTGGggccacagcacagcagctgccagcagtgtgcaacctcagcctgtgccagcactccAACACCATGCACTGCATTTGGGTAGAGCCACAAGCCGGCACACGAGGGAGCACTGCCACAGCCTGCTTCCTCCCATGGAGGGAGAAGTGgtgggcaggcagcagggagctcaAGGCTCCCCATTTGGGCTGGTAACTGGGCCTACAGGACCAACAGTGCTACAGCAACATGGAGGCATTGCCGCAGGCTGATGGAAGCTAAACGACCCAGATCAGTGCATAAACAAGTTGTCCCTGCAGGAGGACTGGCTCCCTGACTTACTTCAGCAGGTGGATGTCCTCAGGTGGAGAAGAAGGCCATCCCAGTTCTCTGCCCTGCCACGAGCTGTGCAAGTTACCATACCACCTGTGCCACAAAGGCACAAAGAGCAATTCCATCCCCCACCAGGAGGCTGCGACTGGAAAAGCTTGCAAGAGCTCAGATATTTTCAGTCAGTACATTAGACAGACAGTGCCATGGGAACTTCCGCATCTGTTCTCAATAATGACCAGTATCTAGGTAAAATTTTAGCCCACTAGTTATATTTTAGCTATTGAAATTAAGTCATTTTGATAATTATCTTGTTCCCAGGACTCACAACAGCTGTTAGATGGATGCAGGGGCTTTCACACCAGCTTCCACTAACTACTTTACAATGCTGTGTGTCTGCGTGATCTCAACAGTCAGCAAGTGGGGAAGAAAGACAGAGCTCTTTCCTCCTGCCTCAGGGAGTGCCAGGGCTGAGAGTCTGAATCTCGTGTGAAAGAAGCCACCACAACATGTAAGTACTGCATTTACCTGTGGATCTTAAGGCAATTCTGCACACACTTTTAGACTGAAGCACATCTtccacaaataaatacaaaacatggTGAGAAAACAATACCATTCACCTGTTTTCTGAAAGGTAACTGAATTCTGCCTATAAAAATTCAATTCTAGCATTAAAAGAAGTgagtatatatacacatttaatCATACTGTTTTTAACTGGAATATTGCTTCTCTACTGACAGTATGCATACGTTACCTGAAGCTGAAACAAGGGCgataacagaaataattaagGGTGGTATTATTTAATGTAGGTTCATCTCCTAGAACTGTGACTTCAAACCTTTGGAACATTCCCAGGCTCTGGATGCTAACACTGACAGCAGCCAGCTATGCTACACTGTGTACCAGACCTGTTACTGGCATCTGCTTAAGAACGATCAATCAGACAAAgagattataaatatataactattttatttttaatattaaatatttttaaattacaagcAATTTATTGAATCACACTATGCATGATAATCAATATACAGTAGAAATTACAATTTAAAAATGTACACAATTTAAAGACGTTTTGACCTGAAATTCATTAACTATGATATATTGCCATAAACCTCATACCTGTATTAAATTACAATAGGAAAAACCTCATACCTATGGTTTTGTTACATAGCTTCTCATTTACAAATAGAATtaaacatatatacacacacatcagTACCATTTGTCATCTAAGTTACACCTACAACTGTGCAAGTTCGAACGATTTCATAAACAAAACTGTAAGTCATATTCAAGTTTCTGAAAAACAGGCTGCTGGTTTTACAACACTCGTTCTCAATAAGTTTACATGATGTTCGACTCCCCTCTATGCTTCTAGTCTTGTACCAAAGCCGTTAACATACAAGGATATTTCTGCATGACTTAAAGCTGAAGTGATTTTGTACACTCCGTTCTTAGTTAAGGCTATTTCTTATAAGGCTAATAAATGTTGATTCCACCAACTCCAACTCAAATAGCCGTTCACCAACACCTGACAGTGCTTCATCAGGAAAAGTCCTTCCACCAACCAGCCCCCTCGTGAAGGAAGGTCTGCGTACTACACAGAAATCTGCTAAAAATACTGATAAAAAGAATGAGGCTTAAATGGCTTTCATTAGTGCATCAACAAGGATATGAAATACGCTTAACTCGTTCATTGCCATGAAGACGGCAGTTTCCACCAACAGCTGGACACGCCACATACCTGCAGATAGAGGAGCTGGGAGAGTACAGGCGTTTCCATTAGGACTGAACACACTTCTCACCTGCTTGGCTTCCTGCTACCGACCCTcggtttcatttctttattttttaaaacaaacttccTGAGGTGGGAAAAATCaggtttttaaaataacttcagtaGCCAAATTGAGACAACGCCCTCGAATAGTCAAAGCCTTGTACCAGAGAAGGAGCTAAAATTTAACCAGTCTCCATAATAAACCACTGAAAACAGACACACGTACTTCCAAAACCGAACCATGCTCAGGGTGAGTGCAAGAAATCTCATGCAGTTTTACAAAGGACTCCTAACGCAGCACCTTATTAAAGCACAATTTGCTGGGTTCACCTTcgttgtgctgctgcaggccaGGTGGGCACCGCTCAGTGCTGCTAACAGAGCACTGTGATCAGATGTCAagtacagctttgtttttccaaaatagTCTTTTTAGACTATTGCCATCTAACCTTCTGGATTACTGACATTAAACGCTGGGTCAGTCAGCTTCACATATTCCTCCCCTCTTTGTACAGCTGAAAAGGACACTGCTTAGCTCAATACCAGACATAGCCCGGCCCACTCTGCAAAAAATGCTCCTTTGGCCATTTGTCAGCAATGAGTCCATTTGGACAAAGGAGTAAGCTTTGATTCCTATGAAAGACTTTCTTTAATCTCTGGTAAAGAATAAAAGTTGTATTCCCATCAAACCAAGGAAACCCCTTTTGGAATGCTGCATATGTGAGAAACAGCTGAGCTTCCAGAATTGTAAGGACCAAAATGTACAACCAAATGTTAATGTTTGGGAGTAAGAGCTTTTACTTAACTCTGGACTATATTCTAAGTCAAGCAATTCAAAATTAAGGCTGAACTCCAGGTTTGACACAGGTAGTTTTTCACCTCCCAAGGCAGATAAAACCACACACCATCTGCAGACCACTTATGGAGTTTCATACTTAGTTTTGAAATTTCACACTGAACAGATGCAATACCTTAATCTAGTCGTATCGGGGAGTTTAATATTCAAACTGTGGAATTTCTAAGCAATAACGTGCACAAAGTCAATTATCTATCTTTTAACATATGAGAAGTAGCTCACAGCTTCCTTGAGCCTTCTACAGTGCATACTGTAAGCATGTATGAGGAACTACTTGGCTTTGTCTGTTAAATCATGTCTTGGGAAATGTCAGAGAAATTCAGTTCCTCACTCTGCACTGAAGCGCAGCTCTCACTAACTCTGAGCCTCAGTGCCCCATCACAGAAGTTCTCACCAACACTCTGGCAATTTTAAATAACTCGACAGAACAACATTAATCCCTTCCTGTCGGTATGAAAGTCAGTCTGGCTAAGGGCTAGATaatgctggaaagcagcaatgAATGTATTCCTTCCCACTTaaaatacacttaaaaaaaaaaaagtaggatgCTTACAGAAGTATAAGACACCAACTTCACAGAGCTGTAAATATGCAGACTTTCTGTACTTCATGGGGTGAAAGTTTTCAGGTGATCAGATCTGAACACGGAGCACGAGGACCACCTTTATACTGAAGCCCTGCCCCCAAAAAAGCCACTACAATACAACGTAATTTAAAGCCAGGTAAACTGCTCCTGTCAGTGTTTCCTACAGATCTGCAGCTGCATAAGGCATTCTGAGAGGCCAGGGATTTGTTTCTCAAATTACCTCacttcaaaataataattaaggactttttttccccccaagcaATTTAAAGAATTTAACTGAATGCACTGAAAAGCATGAAGGTTGAAGAACCACACCACATTCCTTCCCCTACAGACAGCTTCAGAGTAAACTTTACGACATCTTTGGGTACGCATTTCGAGATGGACCAGGGAGCCCTGCAGGCATCTTACAGTAAGTCTGGCCTTACAAAGGGTGCAGAATTGGCTATTAACCATTAGTGTAATTCTTAATTGTCGGAACATCACTGAGAGGTAGATCTACCACAGGCCTCTGAATGGCAGCCCCAGTCTGCAGTCAGCAGAACAGAGCTTCAAAATTCAAGAATGTACAACTGAAGGGCCAAACATGCCTGAAATCCAGTCTGTTTAAAACAGTCTTTTTTAGAAGATTCATAATTTCCAGTTTCGTACAGtcaattttgtttcttctgtctccAAGGCAGAAAGTTGTAGTACCAACTGGAAGGCCCTTAAGTATTACATAGTCAGATGGAATTACAGTTCAAGCAGTCAGTAGGATCATATTCAGGATCTGAGACATTATCTTTCACCTACAAATTCCAGAGTATACCGTATACACTATTCCAGTTTCCTATAAAACATGAACACTAACAACCTATAATCATCGTTTAGAAATGGTACTGAATATAAGATTTCAGCAAATCTAAGGTAACACTCAGAAGTTATGTACGTTTACAAGTACCGTGCATAGCAAAGGCTACAAAAAGGACAAATTAAACTGGGTAACTGGGCCAATTCAACTTGTCTTATATTCCTTGAAAGATTTAACATCTTGATTCTGTACATCATCAGCAAATAGAGGAAGAATAATCCATAGTGCAATTGTAATAAGCAAAGTAACACGTAGTgatatcttttaaat
This genomic window contains:
- the BHLHA15 gene encoding class A basic helix-loop-helix protein 15, which produces MKAKAKGKKQRHTADKEAFSEESAMRKKELVKCVRHTERRSGRSRESSKIAAARDKHPWSSKDRHLRRLESNERERQRMHKLNNAFQALREVIPHVRAENKLSKIETLTLAKNYIKSLTSIILNMSNGHFPAAEGLGGSWGPKLYQHYQQQCGDDDHKKHSFSKNT